In a genomic window of Pelecanus crispus isolate bPelCri1 chromosome 1, bPelCri1.pri, whole genome shotgun sequence:
- the NUP98 gene encoding nuclear pore complex protein Nup98-Nup96 isoform X2 has protein sequence MFNKSFGTPFGGSTGFGTTSTFGQNAGFGTTSGGAFGTSAFGSNNNTGGLFGSTQTKPGGLFGSTTFNQPATSSTSTGFGFGTSTGTSNSLFGTTSTGGGLFSSQNNAFAQNKPAGFGNFGTSTSSGGLFGTTNTTSNPFGSTSGSLFGPTSFTAAPTGTTIKFNPPTGTDTMVKSGVSTNINTKHQCITAMKEYESKSLEELRLEDYQANRKGPSNPVGAGAAAGLFGSSTATSSTATGLFGSSTTNTGFSYGQNKTAFGTSMTGFGTGTTGGLFGQQSQTTSLFNKPFGQVTTTQNTGFSLGNTSTLGQPNTNTMGLFGVTQPSQPGGLFGTAANTNAGTAFGTGTGLFGQTNTGFGVGGSTLFGNKPAGFGTTTTSAPSFGTTTGGGLFGFGANTAGNSLFGNKPATGTLGTGLGTGFGTALGAGQTSLFGNTQPKLGGTLGTGAFGAPGFNTSTATLGFGAPQPAVALTDPNASAAQQAVLQQHLNSLTYSPFGDSPLFRNPMSDPKKKEERLKPTNPAAQKALTTPTHYKLTPRPATRVRPKALQSAGSAKSHLFDGLDDDEPSLSNGAFMPKKSIKKLVLKNLNSSNLFSPVSRENEDLASPSEYPENGDRFFLSVPPDENHRQDGEREEEEDHHEVTRFYTNPIAKPIPQTPDNTVHKHQNSMDDTIVALNMRVALRNGLEGSSEDASFHDDSLQDEREEESETVHHLHPAGIVLTRAGYYTIPSMEELARLTNDKNECIVTDFTIGRKGYGSIYFEGEVNLTNLNLDDIVHIRRKEVIVYPDDERKPPIGEGLNRRAEVTLDGVWPTDKTSRCLIKSPERLAEMNYEGRLESVSRKQGARFKEYRPETGSWVFKVAHFSKYGLQDSDEEEEEHASKVDTKKLKTAPVPPPGHLPPQQMTLNSKPTPPSQTPEVEQLGRVVELDSDMADITQEPPQEPIVEDNMIEEQEAVPASTHIVSTLGINPHVLQIMKASLLADEDDLDLILDHPGKQPVKMDTSQEICSPRLPISKSQGQKRYSVGGLLQSKFANVIFQSPSAALQDFKGPRTSSSPPSVGLWSATSPLAFAFSVPPSVPEVQMKTVGVRRQQGLVPLEKSITYRKGKLLMDMALFMGRSFRVGWGPNWTLVNCGDQLSGSSEVEDPQSESMEYRFLPTPVAPKSLSESSFKVHVEKLSLEQRKTDRDKQLYLIPLEIKLKHSTVHMDERCPLLEPNPGVSAIHDYADWVRKASEDPAVTETVVKHWLLTWTLCEAIWGNLKELEASLEEPSEYILALERRKAFSRWLSETAAGRIEEEVSLSRHGNHVEAVFSCLTGKRIGEACRLAQQSGDHRLALLLSQLAGSQPVRDLLTMQLVDWHRLQADCFIQEERLRIFALLAGKPVWQLSERISINVCSLLDWKRCMAVHLWYLLPPTASISKALAMYESAFQNTPECEKYACCPLPPYLEDSGCVVEEDDNIGRPLRDVCFHLLKLYSDRLYELEQLLDPRSVTSDPLDYRLSWHLWEVLRALNYSHLCKQSQGVLNASYAAQLESEGLWEWAVFILLHETDRHIREKAVRELLNRHCVLSETPESWDKETFLTQRLCVPPEWIHEAKAVRARMEGDKHKEALFLFKAGHWNQCHKLVVRHLASDAIINENYKYLKGFLEDLAPPERSALIQDWEMAGLVYLDYIRVIEMLDRIQQLDCSTYELERLHTKVTSLCNRIEQIQCHNAKDRLAQSDMAKCVANLLRVVLSLQHATEPISDSTPDVQRVPLRLLAPHIGRLPMPEDYALEELRSLTQSYLRELTVVTH, from the exons cCACCAACCGGTACAGATACTATGGTAAAATCTGGAGTTAGCACTAACATCAATACCAAGCACCAATGTATTACTGCTATGAAAGAATACGAAAGCAAATCTCTTGAG GAACTCCGTTTAGAAGACTACCAGGCAAATAGGAAAGGGCCCTCGAATCCTGtaggagcaggagcagctgcaggctTGTTTGGATCTTCTACTGCTACATCGAGTACAGCTACGGGACTTTTTGGCTCTTCTACTACTAACACAGGCTTTTCATACGGACAGaataaaactgcttttggaACCA GTATGACCGGCTTTGGAACAGGAACAACGGGGGGTCTTTTTGGTCAGCAATCTCAAACGACGAGTCTGTTTAACAAACCGTTTGGTCAAGTCACAACAACGCAGAACACTGGCTTTTCTCTTGGCAATACCAGCACTCTAGGGCAGCCAAACACAAACACAATG GGTCTCTTTGGGGTAACCCAGCCCTCACAGCCTGGAGGCCTTTTTGGAACAGCTGCCAATACAAATGCTGGTACTGCATTTGGAACTGGAACTGGTCTTTTTGGACAAACTAACACAGGATTTGGTGTTGGCGGTTCG ACCCTGTTTGGTAACAAGCCTGCTGGATTTGGAACCACCACGACCAGTGCTCCCTCGTTTGGTACAACCACTGGCGGCGGGCTCTTTG GTTTTGGTGCCAACACTGCTGGAAATAGTTTGTTTGGAAATAAGCCTGCAACTGGGACTCTGGGAACTGGACTTGGAACGGGGTTTGGAACAG CTCTTGGAGCAGGACAGACTTCTTTATTTGGAAACACCCAGCCTAAACTTGGTGGAACGCTAGGAACAGGAGCATTCGGAGCACCGGGATTCAATACATCAACAGCTACTCTGGGCTTTGGAGCCCCTCAGCCTGCTGTAG CGCTGACAGACCCAAATGCATCAGCTGCCCAGCAGGCAGTCCTTCAGCAGCATCTCAATAGCTTGACTTATTCACCCTTTGGAGATTCTCCGCTCTTCAGAAACCCCATGTCAGacccaaagaagaaagaagag AGGCTGAAACCAACTAACCCAGCAGCTCAGAAGGCCTTAACGACACCAACCCACTACAAACTGACTCCGCGTCCAGCGACCAGAGTGCGACCAAAAGCTTTGCAGTCAGCTGGCTCTGCTAAATCTCATCTCTTTGATGGTCTTGACGATGACGAGCCATCCCTATCCAATGGCGCATTCATGCCAAa gaagAGCATCAAGAAGTTGGTTTTGAAGAATCTCAACAGTAGCAATCTGTTCTCGCCTGTCAGTCGTGAAAATGAAGACCTGGCTTCTCCATCGGAGTACCCAGAGAATGGAGATCG gtTCTTTTTGTCAGTACCTCCTGATGAAAACCACAGACAGGATGGTGAgcgagaggaggaggaggatcaTCATGAAGTGACTAGGTTTTACACTAACCCCATTGCCAAGCCCATCCCACAGACCCCAGACAACACCGTGCACAAACACCAGAACAGTATGGATGATACCATTGTGGCTCTGAATATGCGGGTGGCCTTGCGGAACGGTCTGGAAGGCAGTAGTGAAGATGCCTCGTTTCATGATGATTCCCTTCAGGATGAGCGCGAAGAGGAGTCTGAAACCGTGCATCACCTGCATCCTGCAG GAATTGTTTTAACGAGAGCTGGCTACTACACCATCCCCTCCATGGAGGAGCTAGCTAGACTTACCAATGACAAAAATGAATGTATTGTGACAGACTTCACCATAGGCCGCAAAG gTTATGGATCAATTTACTTTGAAGGAGAAGTAAATCTAACTAACTTAAATCTGGATGACATTGTACATATCCGTAGAAAAGAAGTTATTGTTTACCCTGACGATGAAAGAAAGCCACCTATTGGTGAAGGTTTAAAtag ACGAGCTGAAGTTACCTTAGATGGAGTCTGGCCTACAGATAAAACATCTCGTTGCCTGATAAAAAGCCCTGAACGACTGGCAGAGATGAATTACGAAGGCAGACTGGAGTCTGTATCTCGGAAGCAGGGCGCTCGATTCAAGGAATACCGCCCAGAGACCGGATCCTGGGTGTTTAAG GTGGCACACTTTTCCAAGTACGGCTTGCAAGATTcagatgaggaagaggaagagcatgCTTCAAAAGTGGACACAAAGAAGTTAAAAACTGCACCTGTGCCACCCCCAGGGCATCTACCACCCCAGCAAATGACCCTAAACAGCAAGCCAACACCTCCATCTCAG ACCCCAGAAGtggagcagctgggcagggtCGTGGAACTGGACAGCGATATGGCAGACATCACCCAGGAGCCTCCCCAGGAGCCCATTGTAGAAGACAACATGATAGAAGAGCAGGAGGCAGTGCCTGCTTCCACTCACATTGTGTCAACCCTGGGTATCAACCCCCACGTCTTGCAG ATTATGAAAGCTTCCTTGCTTGCTGATGAAGATGACCTAGATTTGATCCTGGATCATCCTGGGAAGCAACCTGTAAAAATGGATACTTCTCAAGAGATCTGTTCTCCGAGGCTCCCTATTTCAAAATCACAAGGACAGAAAAGATACTCAG TTGGTGGGTTGCTGCAGTCAAAGTTTGCTAATGTAATTTTCCAGTCACCGAGTGCTGCTCTGCAAGACTTCAAGGGACCAAGGACTTCAAGCAGTCCCCCTTCTGTTGGCCTTTGGTCGGCGACTTCTCCATTAGCCTTTGCATTCTCTGTGCCACCGTCAGTCCCTGAGGTACAGATGAAAACAGTCGGTGTCCGCAGGCAGCAGGGGCTTGTACCTCTGGAAAAGTCCATCACCTACAGAAAAGGGAAGCTACTGATGGATATGGCACTCTTCATGGGGCGCTCCTTTCGTGTCGGTTGGGGACCCAACTGGACACTTGTCAACTGCGGAGATCAGTTGAGTGGATCAAGTGAAGTGGAAGATCCTCAGTCTGAGTCCATGGAATACAGATTCCTGCCAACTCCTGTTGCTCCAAAATC actCTCAGAATCCTCTTTCAAGGTTCATGTGGAGAAGCTGAGCTTAGAACAACGGAAGACAGACAGAGACAAACAGCTGTATCTCATCCCTCTGGAGATaaagctgaaacacagcactgtCCATATGGATGAGCGCTGTCCTCTTCTAGAGCCCAACCCAGGAGTTTCTGCTATTCACGACTATGCTGACTGGGTTAGGAAGGCATCCGAGGATCCTGCTGTGACAGAAA CTGTTGTGAAGCACTGGCTCTTGACATGGACTTTATGTGAAGCGATTTGGGGGAACCTGAAAGAGTTAGAGGCCAGCTTGGAGGAACCCAGTGAATACATCCTAGCCCTGGAGCGCAGGAAAGCCTTCTCTCGCTGGCTGTCGGAGACTGCTGCAGGACGAATTGAGGAGGAAGTCTCTTTGTCCCGACACGGTAATCACGTAGAGGCTGTGTTCAGCTGCCTTACTGGGAAGAGAATTGGTGAAGCTTGCAGGCTGGCACAGCAGTCAG GTGACCACAGGcttgctctgctcctctcccagctggcTGGTAGCCAGCCCGTTCGGGACCTCCTCACCATGCAGCTGGTGgactggcacaggctgcaggcagaCTGCTTCATCCAGGAGGAGAGATTGCGGATCTTTGCCCTGCTTGCAGGAAAGCCT GTGTGGCAGTTATCGGAGAGAATAAGCATCAACGTGTGCTCGCTGCTGGACTGGAAGCGTTGCATGGCTGTCCACCTCTGGTACCTGCTTCCTCCAACAGCTTCTATTTCCAAGGCACTCGCCATGTACGAGTCAGCGTTTCAG AACACACCAGAGTGTGAAAAATACGCCTGCTGTCCTCTGCCTCCTTACCTAGAAGATTCTGGTTGTGTAGTTGAAGAAGATGATAATATCGGAAGACCTCTGAGAGATGTCTGTTTCCATTTGTTAAAGCTCTACAGTGACAG GCTCTATGAACTTGAGCAGCTGCTTGATCCCAGGAGCGTAACATCTGACCCTCTGGACTATCGTCTGAGTTGGCACCTGTGGGAAGTGCTCAGGGCCCTGAATTACAGCCATCTATGCAAGCAGAGTCAAGGAGTGCTGAATGCCAGCTACGCTGCCCAGCTTGAGAGCGAAGGGCTTTGGGAATGGGCTGTTTTTATACTGCTGCACGAGACTGATAGACA CATACGGGAGAAGGCGGTGCGTGAACTCTTAAATCGGCATTGTGTTCTCTCCGAGACACCAGAGTCTTGGGACAAGGAGACTTTCCTGACGCAGAGGCTCTGCGTCCCCCCGGAGTGGATTCATGAAGCAAAGGCAGTTCGAGCAAGGATGGAGGGTGACAAGCATAAAGAAGCCCTCTTCTTGTTCAAGGCTGGGCACTGGAACCAGTGTCACAAGCTGGTTGTCAGGCACTTAGCCTCAG ACGCTATTATTAATGAAAActacaagtacctgaaaggaTTCCTGGAAGATCTTGCCCCTCCAGAGCGTAGCGCACTCATCCAGGACTGGGAGATGGCGGGGCTGGTCTACCTAGATTACATCCGCGTTATTGAGATGCTTGATAGGATTCAACAG CTGGATTGTTCCACCTACGAGCTGGAGCGGTTACATACCAAAGTGACGTCGCTGTGCAACAGGATAGAGCAGATCCAGTGCCACAACGCCAAGGACCGCCTGGCTCAGTCAG ATATGGCCAAGTGCGTCGCTAACCTGCTGCGGGTGGTCCTCAGCCTGCAGCACGCCACGGAGCCCATCTCCGACTCCACGCCTGACGTGCAGCGCGTCCCTCTTCGCCTGCTCGCTCCCCACATTGGACGGCTGCCCATGCCGGAGGACTATGCCTTGGAGGAGCTCCGCAGCCTCACCCAGTCTTACCTACGGGAGCTGACAGTAGTGACTCACTGA
- the NUP98 gene encoding nuclear pore complex protein Nup98-Nup96 isoform X1, with translation MFNKSFGTPFGGSTGFGTTSTFGQNAGFGTTSGGAFGTSAFGSNNNTGGLFGSTQTKPGGLFGSTTFNQPATSSTSTGFGFGTSTGTSNSLFGTTSTGGGLFSSQNNAFAQNKPAGFGNFGTSTSSGGLFGTTNTTSNPFGSTSGSLFGPTSFTAAPTGTTIKFNPPTGTDTMVKSGVSTNINTKHQCITAMKEYESKSLEELRLEDYQANRKGPSNPVGAGAAAGLFGSSTATSSTATGLFGSSTTNTGFSYGQNKTAFGTSMTGFGTGTTGGLFGQQSQTTSLFNKPFGQVTTTQNTGFSLGNTSTLGQPNTNTMGLFGVTQPSQPGGLFGTAANTNAGTAFGTGTGLFGQTNTGFGVGGSTLFGNKPAGFGTTTTSAPSFGTTTGGGLFGNKPTLTLGTNTNTSNFGFGANTAGNSLFGNKPATGTLGTGLGTGFGTALGAGQTSLFGNTQPKLGGTLGTGAFGAPGFNTSTATLGFGAPQPAVALTDPNASAAQQAVLQQHLNSLTYSPFGDSPLFRNPMSDPKKKEERLKPTNPAAQKALTTPTHYKLTPRPATRVRPKALQSAGSAKSHLFDGLDDDEPSLSNGAFMPKKSIKKLVLKNLNSSNLFSPVSRENEDLASPSEYPENGDRFFLSVPPDENHRQDGEREEEEDHHEVTRFYTNPIAKPIPQTPDNTVHKHQNSMDDTIVALNMRVALRNGLEGSSEDASFHDDSLQDEREEESETVHHLHPAGIVLTRAGYYTIPSMEELARLTNDKNECIVTDFTIGRKGYGSIYFEGEVNLTNLNLDDIVHIRRKEVIVYPDDERKPPIGEGLNRRAEVTLDGVWPTDKTSRCLIKSPERLAEMNYEGRLESVSRKQGARFKEYRPETGSWVFKVAHFSKYGLQDSDEEEEEHASKVDTKKLKTAPVPPPGHLPPQQMTLNSKPTPPSQTPEVEQLGRVVELDSDMADITQEPPQEPIVEDNMIEEQEAVPASTHIVSTLGINPHVLQIMKASLLADEDDLDLILDHPGKQPVKMDTSQEICSPRLPISKSQGQKRYSVGGLLQSKFANVIFQSPSAALQDFKGPRTSSSPPSVGLWSATSPLAFAFSVPPSVPEVQMKTVGVRRQQGLVPLEKSITYRKGKLLMDMALFMGRSFRVGWGPNWTLVNCGDQLSGSSEVEDPQSESMEYRFLPTPVAPKSLSESSFKVHVEKLSLEQRKTDRDKQLYLIPLEIKLKHSTVHMDERCPLLEPNPGVSAIHDYADWVRKASEDPAVTETVVKHWLLTWTLCEAIWGNLKELEASLEEPSEYILALERRKAFSRWLSETAAGRIEEEVSLSRHGNHVEAVFSCLTGKRIGEACRLAQQSGDHRLALLLSQLAGSQPVRDLLTMQLVDWHRLQADCFIQEERLRIFALLAGKPVWQLSERISINVCSLLDWKRCMAVHLWYLLPPTASISKALAMYESAFQNTPECEKYACCPLPPYLEDSGCVVEEDDNIGRPLRDVCFHLLKLYSDRLYELEQLLDPRSVTSDPLDYRLSWHLWEVLRALNYSHLCKQSQGVLNASYAAQLESEGLWEWAVFILLHETDRHIREKAVRELLNRHCVLSETPESWDKETFLTQRLCVPPEWIHEAKAVRARMEGDKHKEALFLFKAGHWNQCHKLVVRHLASDAIINENYKYLKGFLEDLAPPERSALIQDWEMAGLVYLDYIRVIEMLDRIQQLDCSTYELERLHTKVTSLCNRIEQIQCHNAKDRLAQSDMAKCVANLLRVVLSLQHATEPISDSTPDVQRVPLRLLAPHIGRLPMPEDYALEELRSLTQSYLRELTVVTH, from the exons cCACCAACCGGTACAGATACTATGGTAAAATCTGGAGTTAGCACTAACATCAATACCAAGCACCAATGTATTACTGCTATGAAAGAATACGAAAGCAAATCTCTTGAG GAACTCCGTTTAGAAGACTACCAGGCAAATAGGAAAGGGCCCTCGAATCCTGtaggagcaggagcagctgcaggctTGTTTGGATCTTCTACTGCTACATCGAGTACAGCTACGGGACTTTTTGGCTCTTCTACTACTAACACAGGCTTTTCATACGGACAGaataaaactgcttttggaACCA GTATGACCGGCTTTGGAACAGGAACAACGGGGGGTCTTTTTGGTCAGCAATCTCAAACGACGAGTCTGTTTAACAAACCGTTTGGTCAAGTCACAACAACGCAGAACACTGGCTTTTCTCTTGGCAATACCAGCACTCTAGGGCAGCCAAACACAAACACAATG GGTCTCTTTGGGGTAACCCAGCCCTCACAGCCTGGAGGCCTTTTTGGAACAGCTGCCAATACAAATGCTGGTACTGCATTTGGAACTGGAACTGGTCTTTTTGGACAAACTAACACAGGATTTGGTGTTGGCGGTTCG ACCCTGTTTGGTAACAAGCCTGCTGGATTTGGAACCACCACGACCAGTGCTCCCTCGTTTGGTACAACCACTGGCGGCGGGCTCTTTGGTAACAAACCAACCCTGACTTTAGGAACCAATACAAACACTTCCAATTTTG GTTTTGGTGCCAACACTGCTGGAAATAGTTTGTTTGGAAATAAGCCTGCAACTGGGACTCTGGGAACTGGACTTGGAACGGGGTTTGGAACAG CTCTTGGAGCAGGACAGACTTCTTTATTTGGAAACACCCAGCCTAAACTTGGTGGAACGCTAGGAACAGGAGCATTCGGAGCACCGGGATTCAATACATCAACAGCTACTCTGGGCTTTGGAGCCCCTCAGCCTGCTGTAG CGCTGACAGACCCAAATGCATCAGCTGCCCAGCAGGCAGTCCTTCAGCAGCATCTCAATAGCTTGACTTATTCACCCTTTGGAGATTCTCCGCTCTTCAGAAACCCCATGTCAGacccaaagaagaaagaagag AGGCTGAAACCAACTAACCCAGCAGCTCAGAAGGCCTTAACGACACCAACCCACTACAAACTGACTCCGCGTCCAGCGACCAGAGTGCGACCAAAAGCTTTGCAGTCAGCTGGCTCTGCTAAATCTCATCTCTTTGATGGTCTTGACGATGACGAGCCATCCCTATCCAATGGCGCATTCATGCCAAa gaagAGCATCAAGAAGTTGGTTTTGAAGAATCTCAACAGTAGCAATCTGTTCTCGCCTGTCAGTCGTGAAAATGAAGACCTGGCTTCTCCATCGGAGTACCCAGAGAATGGAGATCG gtTCTTTTTGTCAGTACCTCCTGATGAAAACCACAGACAGGATGGTGAgcgagaggaggaggaggatcaTCATGAAGTGACTAGGTTTTACACTAACCCCATTGCCAAGCCCATCCCACAGACCCCAGACAACACCGTGCACAAACACCAGAACAGTATGGATGATACCATTGTGGCTCTGAATATGCGGGTGGCCTTGCGGAACGGTCTGGAAGGCAGTAGTGAAGATGCCTCGTTTCATGATGATTCCCTTCAGGATGAGCGCGAAGAGGAGTCTGAAACCGTGCATCACCTGCATCCTGCAG GAATTGTTTTAACGAGAGCTGGCTACTACACCATCCCCTCCATGGAGGAGCTAGCTAGACTTACCAATGACAAAAATGAATGTATTGTGACAGACTTCACCATAGGCCGCAAAG gTTATGGATCAATTTACTTTGAAGGAGAAGTAAATCTAACTAACTTAAATCTGGATGACATTGTACATATCCGTAGAAAAGAAGTTATTGTTTACCCTGACGATGAAAGAAAGCCACCTATTGGTGAAGGTTTAAAtag ACGAGCTGAAGTTACCTTAGATGGAGTCTGGCCTACAGATAAAACATCTCGTTGCCTGATAAAAAGCCCTGAACGACTGGCAGAGATGAATTACGAAGGCAGACTGGAGTCTGTATCTCGGAAGCAGGGCGCTCGATTCAAGGAATACCGCCCAGAGACCGGATCCTGGGTGTTTAAG GTGGCACACTTTTCCAAGTACGGCTTGCAAGATTcagatgaggaagaggaagagcatgCTTCAAAAGTGGACACAAAGAAGTTAAAAACTGCACCTGTGCCACCCCCAGGGCATCTACCACCCCAGCAAATGACCCTAAACAGCAAGCCAACACCTCCATCTCAG ACCCCAGAAGtggagcagctgggcagggtCGTGGAACTGGACAGCGATATGGCAGACATCACCCAGGAGCCTCCCCAGGAGCCCATTGTAGAAGACAACATGATAGAAGAGCAGGAGGCAGTGCCTGCTTCCACTCACATTGTGTCAACCCTGGGTATCAACCCCCACGTCTTGCAG ATTATGAAAGCTTCCTTGCTTGCTGATGAAGATGACCTAGATTTGATCCTGGATCATCCTGGGAAGCAACCTGTAAAAATGGATACTTCTCAAGAGATCTGTTCTCCGAGGCTCCCTATTTCAAAATCACAAGGACAGAAAAGATACTCAG TTGGTGGGTTGCTGCAGTCAAAGTTTGCTAATGTAATTTTCCAGTCACCGAGTGCTGCTCTGCAAGACTTCAAGGGACCAAGGACTTCAAGCAGTCCCCCTTCTGTTGGCCTTTGGTCGGCGACTTCTCCATTAGCCTTTGCATTCTCTGTGCCACCGTCAGTCCCTGAGGTACAGATGAAAACAGTCGGTGTCCGCAGGCAGCAGGGGCTTGTACCTCTGGAAAAGTCCATCACCTACAGAAAAGGGAAGCTACTGATGGATATGGCACTCTTCATGGGGCGCTCCTTTCGTGTCGGTTGGGGACCCAACTGGACACTTGTCAACTGCGGAGATCAGTTGAGTGGATCAAGTGAAGTGGAAGATCCTCAGTCTGAGTCCATGGAATACAGATTCCTGCCAACTCCTGTTGCTCCAAAATC actCTCAGAATCCTCTTTCAAGGTTCATGTGGAGAAGCTGAGCTTAGAACAACGGAAGACAGACAGAGACAAACAGCTGTATCTCATCCCTCTGGAGATaaagctgaaacacagcactgtCCATATGGATGAGCGCTGTCCTCTTCTAGAGCCCAACCCAGGAGTTTCTGCTATTCACGACTATGCTGACTGGGTTAGGAAGGCATCCGAGGATCCTGCTGTGACAGAAA CTGTTGTGAAGCACTGGCTCTTGACATGGACTTTATGTGAAGCGATTTGGGGGAACCTGAAAGAGTTAGAGGCCAGCTTGGAGGAACCCAGTGAATACATCCTAGCCCTGGAGCGCAGGAAAGCCTTCTCTCGCTGGCTGTCGGAGACTGCTGCAGGACGAATTGAGGAGGAAGTCTCTTTGTCCCGACACGGTAATCACGTAGAGGCTGTGTTCAGCTGCCTTACTGGGAAGAGAATTGGTGAAGCTTGCAGGCTGGCACAGCAGTCAG GTGACCACAGGcttgctctgctcctctcccagctggcTGGTAGCCAGCCCGTTCGGGACCTCCTCACCATGCAGCTGGTGgactggcacaggctgcaggcagaCTGCTTCATCCAGGAGGAGAGATTGCGGATCTTTGCCCTGCTTGCAGGAAAGCCT GTGTGGCAGTTATCGGAGAGAATAAGCATCAACGTGTGCTCGCTGCTGGACTGGAAGCGTTGCATGGCTGTCCACCTCTGGTACCTGCTTCCTCCAACAGCTTCTATTTCCAAGGCACTCGCCATGTACGAGTCAGCGTTTCAG AACACACCAGAGTGTGAAAAATACGCCTGCTGTCCTCTGCCTCCTTACCTAGAAGATTCTGGTTGTGTAGTTGAAGAAGATGATAATATCGGAAGACCTCTGAGAGATGTCTGTTTCCATTTGTTAAAGCTCTACAGTGACAG GCTCTATGAACTTGAGCAGCTGCTTGATCCCAGGAGCGTAACATCTGACCCTCTGGACTATCGTCTGAGTTGGCACCTGTGGGAAGTGCTCAGGGCCCTGAATTACAGCCATCTATGCAAGCAGAGTCAAGGAGTGCTGAATGCCAGCTACGCTGCCCAGCTTGAGAGCGAAGGGCTTTGGGAATGGGCTGTTTTTATACTGCTGCACGAGACTGATAGACA CATACGGGAGAAGGCGGTGCGTGAACTCTTAAATCGGCATTGTGTTCTCTCCGAGACACCAGAGTCTTGGGACAAGGAGACTTTCCTGACGCAGAGGCTCTGCGTCCCCCCGGAGTGGATTCATGAAGCAAAGGCAGTTCGAGCAAGGATGGAGGGTGACAAGCATAAAGAAGCCCTCTTCTTGTTCAAGGCTGGGCACTGGAACCAGTGTCACAAGCTGGTTGTCAGGCACTTAGCCTCAG ACGCTATTATTAATGAAAActacaagtacctgaaaggaTTCCTGGAAGATCTTGCCCCTCCAGAGCGTAGCGCACTCATCCAGGACTGGGAGATGGCGGGGCTGGTCTACCTAGATTACATCCGCGTTATTGAGATGCTTGATAGGATTCAACAG CTGGATTGTTCCACCTACGAGCTGGAGCGGTTACATACCAAAGTGACGTCGCTGTGCAACAGGATAGAGCAGATCCAGTGCCACAACGCCAAGGACCGCCTGGCTCAGTCAG ATATGGCCAAGTGCGTCGCTAACCTGCTGCGGGTGGTCCTCAGCCTGCAGCACGCCACGGAGCCCATCTCCGACTCCACGCCTGACGTGCAGCGCGTCCCTCTTCGCCTGCTCGCTCCCCACATTGGACGGCTGCCCATGCCGGAGGACTATGCCTTGGAGGAGCTCCGCAGCCTCACCCAGTCTTACCTACGGGAGCTGACAGTAGTGACTCACTGA